The genomic interval GCTGCCTGCAGATAGGCCTCGGCCAGGGCCAGCAGCCGGCGCTGCTTGCGGGGCGTCACCGATTCGGCGGCCGTGCCTGCTGCCTGACCCCTGCGGGTGCGCACCTCGACGAACACCAGCCAGTCGTCCTTCTCGGCCACCAGGTCGATCTCCCCCTCAGCCAGACGGACGTTGCGCTGGCGGATGCGGTAGCCGCGGGACTCCAGGTAGCCGGCCACCAGGCGTTCGCCGAAGGACCCCAGGGTGCGTCGTCGGTCAGTCACGGCTGCCCTCCGCGGCCCCGCTGCGTGGTCGGCTGCCTCCCCCGGGGACGGGATGACCGTCTCCGGAAAAGGGAGAGGGCCGCCTCCCTTACCGGTGCATAGCTGCGGCGGTGCACCGGCGAGGGGCCGAGGCGGGCCAGGGCCGCCAGGTGCTCTGCCGTGGGGTAGCCCTTGTGGCGGCCGAAGCCATAGCCCGGGTACAGCCCTTCGAGCTGCCGCATGAGTCGGTCGCGGGCCTCTTTGGCCAGGATGGAGGCGCAGGCGATGGAGAGGGAGAGGGCATCGCCGTCTACCACCGCCTGGCAGGGCAGGCCGGACAGAGGCCAGGGGCCGTCCACCAGCACCGCCTGCGGCGGCCGGGGCAGGGCGGCCAGGGCGCGGCACATGGCTTCCCTGGAAGCAGCGGCGATGCCCAGCCGGTCGATGGCCTCGTTGCCTACCATGGCCACTGCCCAGGCCAGGGCGTGGGCCTTGATGAGGCCCTCCAGCCGCCCCCTTTCGGCCGGCGTCAGGACCTTGGAGTCCCGCACCTGCTCCAGCCACGGGAACGATGGGAAGGGGGGCAGCACGACAGCGGCAGCAGCCACGGGGCCGGCCAGGGGGCCGCGGCCGGCCTCGTCCACACCGGCCACCCAGAGCAGCCCCTCTCGCCAGAGGGCCTCCTCCCGCTCCAGGGTGGGCGCCCGGGCCATGACGGCACAATGTTAACGCGGTGGCGGGGCGTTGACAGCCCCTCTGGCCGTGCTAGGGTGGGATGCAAAGAGACCCTACGCAGGAGGTGACACCATGCCTATCGTCCGCATCGAGATGTGGCCAGGCCGCACCCAGGCCCAGAAGGCCGAGCTGGCCCGGGTCATCACCGAGGCCATGGTCAACATCGCCCATACCACCCCCGAGGCCACCATCATCATCTTCGAGGACGTTCCCAAGGAGAACTGGGCCCAGGGCGGGGTGCTGGCCTCGGAGCAGTAGGACGGGTGCGGGCGGCCTCCCTTTTGTGATATAGTTTTGTTAGTGGGATGAATGGGCGCTGGTTGCGGCAAGGGTTCCTCTATCTCCTCATCCTCGTAGCTGTAGTAGTTGTTATTTACTCTTTGTTGCCCCAGGGGCATGACCGCACCCAGGAGGTGGGACTGGCCGCCCTGGTCCAGGACGTGCGTCAGGGCCAGGTGGGCGAGGTCACCGTCTCCGGCAACACCGTCAGCTGGAAGCGCTTCGACAGCGACCAGCAGTTCCGCGCCCGTCTGGAGCAGGGCGACACAGTCCGCAAGGTGTTGCAGGACGCCGGCATCCCTCTGGAGCAGCAGCCTGTGGTGAAGACGGAGCAGGGGCGCCCGTGGGAGAGCATCCTCAACTTCTTCATCCAGCTCCTGCCCGTCATCCTCATCGTGGGCATCCTGTTCCTGTTCCTGCGGCAGGCCCAGGGCACCAACTCCCAGGCCCTGAACTTCGGCCGCAGCCGCGCGCGGCTCATCAACAGCTCCCGCCCCACCATCACCTTCGCCGACGTGGCCGGGGTGGACGAGGCCAAGGAGGAGCTCAAGGAGGTCGTGGAGTTCCTCAAGTACCCCGAGAAGTTCGCCAGCCTGGGGGCGCGGGTGCCCAAGGGCGTCCTCCTGGTGGGGCCGCCGGGCACCGGCAAGACCCTTCTGGCCAAGGCAGTGGCCGGAGAGGCCGGGGTGCCCTTCTTCTCCATCAGCGGCTCCGAGTTCGTGGAGATGTTCGTGGGCGTGGGCGCGGCCCGCGTGCGTGACCTGTTCGACCAGGCCAAGCGCAACTCGCCCTGCATCGTCTTCATCGACGAGATCGATGCTGTGGGCCGCCACCGAGGCGCCGGCCTGGGTGGCAGCCACGACGAGCGCGAGCAGACTCTCAACCAGATCCTGGTGGAGATGGACGGCTTCGACACCTCCACCAATGTCATCGTCATGGCTGCCACCAACCGCCCCGACATTCTGGACCCGGCCCTGCTGCGGCCGGGCCGCTTCGACCGCTCGGTGGTGCTGGACCGTCCCGACGTGAAGGGGCGCCGTGCCATCCTGGAGGTGCACGCCCGCGGCAAGCCCCTGGACAAGGACGTGGACCTGGACGTGCTGGCCAAGCAGACGCCGGGCTTCTCGGGGGCCGATCTGGCCAACCTGGTCAACGAGGCGGCCATCCTGGCCGCCCGCCGTGGCAAGCGTCGCATCGGCATGTCCGAATTCAACGAGGCGGTGGACCGGGTCATCGCCGGGCCCGAGCGCAAGAGCCGCGTCATGGGCCCCAAGGAGCGGCAGATCGTGGCCTACCACGAGGCCGGCCACGCCCTGGTGGCCCACATACTGCCCAACGCCGACCCGCCCTACAAGATAAGCATCGTCGCCCGGGGCATGGCCGGCGGCTTCACTCGCTTTCTGCCCGAGGAAGACCGCCACCTCTACACCAAGTCCCAGTTCAAGGACATGCTGGCCGCCATGCTGGGTGGCCTGGTGGCCGAGGAGATGGTCTTCGGCGAGTTCACCACCGGCCCCCAGGACGACCTGGAGCGGGCCACCCGCCTCGCCCGCCAGATGGTCACCCAGTTCGGCATGAGCGAGCGGCTGGGCCCCCGCACCTTCGGCCGCAAGGAGGAGCTCATCTTCCTGGGCAAGGAGATAGCGGAGCAGCGTAACTACTCCGAGAAGATCGCCGAGGAGATAGACGAGGAGGTCCGCCAGATCATCGACCACGCCTACCACACTGCCAAGCGGGTGCTGGCCGAGAACCGGGCCAAACTGGACCAGCTGGTGCAGGCCCTCCTGGAGAAGGAGACGCTGGAGGGCGAGGAACTGAGGGCGCTCCTGGAGACGCCCCCCGGCCAGGAGCCGGCCCTGCCCCAGCCGAGCCCGCCGCAGGCGCCCCGCCCCGAGGGGGAGAGGGAGCGAGAGAAGGCCCCCGCCCCCCAGACCATCGTCCAGCCGCGGCCGGGCCTGGCCTTCGAGGGTGGAGGCCCCATGGCCTCCGCCCTGGACGACTCCGCCGCCGGGCGTTAGCTGTCCCCCGTCGGCCCCCCGAGCCTTTCCCGATAGCTCGTCCGGCCGCAGGGGCCTTCTCTGGCCGGCCGTCAATCGGACATGGAGGAGCCGCCGTTGACCGAGAGCACCTGCCCCGTAATCCAGACCGCCCTCTCGGAGGCGAAGAAGACCACCGCGTTGGCGATGTCCTCGGGCAGGCCCAGGCGCCCCAGCCCCAGGGCCATGGGATACAGGGGCATGATGCGCTC from Dehalococcoidia bacterium carries:
- a CDS encoding tautomerase family protein → MPIVRIEMWPGRTQAQKAELARVITEAMVNIAHTTPEATIIIFEDVPKENWAQGGVLASEQ
- a CDS encoding YraN family protein, whose product is MTDRRRTLGSFGERLVAGYLESRGYRIRQRNVRLAEGEIDLVAEKDDWLVFVEVRTRRGQAAGTAAESVTPRKQRRLLALAEAYLQAA
- the ftsH gene encoding ATP-dependent zinc metalloprotease FtsH, translated to MNGRWLRQGFLYLLILVAVVVVIYSLLPQGHDRTQEVGLAALVQDVRQGQVGEVTVSGNTVSWKRFDSDQQFRARLEQGDTVRKVLQDAGIPLEQQPVVKTEQGRPWESILNFFIQLLPVILIVGILFLFLRQAQGTNSQALNFGRSRARLINSSRPTITFADVAGVDEAKEELKEVVEFLKYPEKFASLGARVPKGVLLVGPPGTGKTLLAKAVAGEAGVPFFSISGSEFVEMFVGVGAARVRDLFDQAKRNSPCIVFIDEIDAVGRHRGAGLGGSHDEREQTLNQILVEMDGFDTSTNVIVMAATNRPDILDPALLRPGRFDRSVVLDRPDVKGRRAILEVHARGKPLDKDVDLDVLAKQTPGFSGADLANLVNEAAILAARRGKRRIGMSEFNEAVDRVIAGPERKSRVMGPKERQIVAYHEAGHALVAHILPNADPPYKISIVARGMAGGFTRFLPEEDRHLYTKSQFKDMLAAMLGGLVAEEMVFGEFTTGPQDDLERATRLARQMVTQFGMSERLGPRTFGRKEELIFLGKEIAEQRNYSEKIAEEIDEEVRQIIDHAYHTAKRVLAENRAKLDQLVQALLEKETLEGEELRALLETPPGQEPALPQPSPPQAPRPEGEREREKAPAPQTIVQPRPGLAFEGGGPMASALDDSAAGR